In the genome of Desulfuromonas sp. DDH964, one region contains:
- the ahcY gene encoding adenosylhomocysteinase, translated as MSQQKMNNPVLARGDFKVKDLALASWGRKEIELAEVEMPGLMALREEFGAARPLAGARITGSLHMTIQTAVLIETLVALGAKVRWASCNIFSTQDQAAAAIAAAGIPVFAWKGESLSEYWWCTEQALSWPDGQLPNMILDDGGDATMMVLHGADWQRSGVPAVGADAPEDWRELVRCLEASIAAGKNDWSAICASIKGVTEETTTGVHRLYQLQKEGKLPFPAMNVNDSVTKSKFDNVYGCRHSLIDGIMRATDVMLAGKVAVVCGYGDVGKGCCQSLRGQGARVIVTEIDPICALQALMEGYEVKTLEDVVASADIFVTATGNFNIITPEHMARMKHNAIVGNIGHFDNEIDMAGLAKVPGIRKINIKNPQEHGNQVDQWLFADGHGVIVLAEGRLLNLGCATGHPSFVMSNSFSNQVIAQIELFANTGLYGNQVYVLPKLLDEKVARLHLEKLGARMTTLTPAQAEYLGVSATGPFKPDHYRY; from the coding sequence ATGTCACAGCAGAAAATGAATAATCCGGTTCTGGCCCGGGGCGACTTCAAGGTCAAGGACCTGGCCCTCGCCAGCTGGGGGCGCAAGGAGATTGAACTGGCTGAAGTTGAAATGCCCGGCCTGATGGCGCTGCGGGAAGAATTCGGCGCGGCGCGTCCCCTTGCCGGCGCCCGTATTACCGGTTCGCTGCATATGACCATCCAGACCGCGGTCCTGATCGAAACCCTGGTCGCTCTTGGCGCCAAGGTCCGCTGGGCTTCCTGTAACATCTTCTCGACCCAGGACCAGGCGGCGGCGGCGATCGCCGCCGCCGGCATCCCGGTCTTCGCCTGGAAGGGGGAGAGCCTCAGCGAGTACTGGTGGTGCACCGAGCAGGCCCTCTCCTGGCCCGATGGCCAGCTGCCGAACATGATTCTCGACGATGGCGGCGATGCCACCATGATGGTCCTGCATGGGGCCGACTGGCAGCGCTCCGGAGTTCCGGCGGTCGGGGCGGACGCCCCGGAGGACTGGCGCGAACTGGTGCGCTGCCTGGAAGCGTCGATTGCCGCCGGCAAGAACGACTGGAGTGCGATCTGTGCCTCGATCAAGGGGGTTACCGAAGAGACCACCACCGGTGTCCATCGCCTCTATCAGCTGCAGAAAGAAGGGAAGCTCCCCTTCCCGGCGATGAACGTCAATGATTCGGTCACCAAGAGCAAGTTCGACAACGTCTATGGCTGCCGCCACAGCCTGATCGACGGGATCATGCGCGCTACCGATGTCATGCTCGCCGGCAAGGTTGCCGTGGTCTGCGGTTACGGGGATGTTGGCAAGGGGTGCTGTCAGTCGTTGCGTGGGCAGGGTGCCCGGGTCATCGTCACCGAGATTGACCCGATCTGCGCCCTGCAGGCGCTGATGGAGGGATACGAGGTGAAGACGCTGGAGGATGTGGTGGCCAGCGCCGATATCTTCGTTACCGCCACCGGCAACTTCAACATCATCACCCCGGAGCATATGGCGCGGATGAAACACAACGCCATTGTCGGCAATATCGGTCACTTCGACAACGAGATCGATATGGCCGGGCTGGCCAAGGTGCCGGGGATTCGCAAGATCAACATCAAAAACCCGCAGGAACACGGCAACCAGGTCGACCAGTGGCTCTTTGCCGACGGCCACGGGGTCATCGTTCTCGCCGAAGGCCGCCTGCTCAACCTTGGCTGTGCTACCGGCCATCCTTCTTTCGTCATGTCCAACAGTTTCAGCAACCAGGTGATCGCCCAGATCGAGCTGTTCGCCAACACCGGCCTTTATGGCAACCAGGTCTATGTCCTGCCGAAACTCCTCGATGAGAAGGTGGCCCGCCTGCATCTTGAAAAGCTCGGGGCCAGGATGACGACCCTGACCCCGGCCCAGGCCGAATACCTCGGTGTTTCTGCCACCGGCCCCTTCAAGCCGGACCATTATCGGTACTGA
- a CDS encoding ArsR/SmtB family transcription factor — MSLLEVLKALGDGTRLRLVAVLAQAELTVQELTDILGMGQSRISRHLKILADAGLLAVQRQGTWRYYRSLVDQEPLRSWWAVLAPGLAGDDFRRDLVRLEMILQRRRQASVTFFDRHARHWEGLAKRFLPLENWRPLVLASLPPAGVILDLGVGTGALLPALCDKARQVVGIDQSPAMLAEARQRVAGAGLTERVDLRLGEMTHLPLADGSVDGVLLHLALHHADRPRAIIGELLRVLQPGGRLVILDLLRHEQEWAREELGDLWLGFVREDITGWLQDGGFVMESYRELSGEPGPFTAFLLCARKAVN; from the coding sequence ATGTCGCTGCTCGAAGTTCTCAAGGCCCTCGGTGATGGCACCCGGTTACGGCTGGTCGCGGTTTTGGCCCAGGCCGAACTCACCGTCCAGGAGTTGACGGATATCCTCGGGATGGGGCAATCCCGGATTTCACGGCACCTGAAAATACTTGCCGATGCCGGGCTACTCGCCGTTCAGCGGCAGGGAACCTGGCGTTATTACCGCAGCCTGGTCGATCAGGAGCCGCTGCGCTCCTGGTGGGCCGTCCTTGCTCCCGGTCTGGCCGGGGATGACTTCCGCCGCGACCTGGTGCGGCTGGAGATGATTCTGCAGCGCCGGCGCCAGGCGAGCGTCACCTTTTTCGATCGTCATGCCCGGCACTGGGAGGGGCTGGCCAAGCGCTTTCTGCCCCTCGAAAACTGGCGCCCCCTGGTTCTGGCCAGTCTCCCGCCAGCGGGTGTCATTCTTGATCTCGGGGTCGGTACCGGTGCCCTGCTGCCGGCCCTCTGCGACAAGGCGCGCCAGGTTGTCGGTATCGACCAGTCGCCGGCGATGCTCGCCGAAGCCCGGCAGCGGGTCGCCGGCGCGGGGTTGACGGAACGGGTCGACCTTCGCCTCGGCGAAATGACCCATCTTCCCCTTGCCGATGGGAGTGTCGATGGCGTGCTGTTGCACCTGGCACTCCATCATGCCGATCGTCCCCGGGCCATTATCGGCGAACTGCTGCGGGTGCTGCAGCCCGGCGGCCGACTTGTCATCCTCGACCTTTTGCGCCACGAGCAGGAGTGGGCGCGGGAAGAGCTCGGTGATCTCTGGCTTGGTTTTGTTCGCGAGGATATCACCGGCTGGCTGCAGGATGGCGGTTTTGTCATGGAGTCCTACCGTGAACTCTCCGGAGAGCCCGGGCCGTTCACGGCTTTTCTGCTTTGCGCTCGAAAAGCAGTAAATTGA
- a CDS encoding TIGR04283 family arsenosugar biosynthesis glycosyltransferase, giving the protein MVQGDLAPQLSIIVPLLNEEETLPGLLANLGGQYGVRIELILCDGGSTDGTLELCRQATTAPNVNARLVLSPAGRGKQMNAAARVATAATLLFLHADSRFPSPLALSDALAAYRRARFASGPGPLAGHFRLCFSGPGADTAPYYFYSCKAQSGRPGTIHGDQGFLIGRKAFCEMGGFLESLPFLEDHRFAERVLATGDWLLLPAEILTSTRRFHREGLLQRQVLNALVMNFAAIGWELFFAEVPGLYRQQDTTAKLQLLPFLNRIRELLATLPVAERRRLWRRTGGYVRSQGWQLGLALDCRANRRAGHAPGAGPTPWLQWFDRWFEQITDHPPGRALTTVLVFCWFHLTRFRLARRQAREGATVGDRAL; this is encoded by the coding sequence GTGGTTCAAGGTGATCTGGCGCCGCAACTATCCATTATCGTCCCGCTGCTGAACGAGGAGGAAACCCTGCCAGGTTTGCTCGCCAACCTCGGGGGGCAGTACGGGGTACGTATCGAGCTGATCCTTTGCGACGGCGGATCGACCGACGGCACCCTCGAACTCTGCCGCCAGGCCACCACCGCGCCCAACGTAAATGCGCGCCTGGTTCTTTCCCCCGCCGGGCGCGGCAAGCAAATGAATGCCGCGGCCCGGGTGGCCACAGCAGCAACCCTCCTCTTTTTGCATGCCGATTCCCGTTTTCCTTCTCCGCTCGCCCTCAGCGATGCCCTTGCCGCCTATCGAAGGGCCCGATTTGCCTCCGGACCCGGGCCCCTCGCCGGCCATTTCCGCCTTTGCTTCAGCGGCCCCGGCGCCGATACCGCCCCCTACTATTTTTACTCCTGCAAGGCGCAAAGCGGGCGCCCCGGAACCATTCACGGAGACCAGGGGTTTTTGATCGGACGTAAGGCCTTTTGCGAAATGGGTGGTTTTCTCGAATCCCTGCCGTTTCTGGAAGACCATCGCTTTGCCGAGCGGGTCTTGGCGACCGGTGACTGGCTGCTGCTGCCGGCAGAAATTCTTACCTCGACCCGCCGTTTTCACCGGGAGGGTCTGTTGCAGCGCCAGGTTCTCAATGCGTTGGTCATGAATTTTGCCGCCATCGGCTGGGAGCTTTTTTTTGCCGAGGTTCCCGGACTCTATCGGCAACAGGACACGACGGCGAAATTGCAGTTGCTCCCCTTTCTCAATCGCATCCGCGAACTGCTGGCAACCCTGCCGGTGGCGGAGCGGCGCCGGCTGTGGCGGCGGACCGGTGGCTACGTACGCAGCCAGGGCTGGCAGCTGGGACTTGCCCTCGATTGTCGCGCAAATCGCCGGGCCGGCCATGCCCCCGGAGCCGGCCCGACCCCCTGGTTACAATGGTTCGACCGCTGGTTTGAGCAGATAACCGATCACCCGCCGGGGCGGGCCCTGACGACAGTGCTGGTCTTTTGCTGGTTCCATCTGACCCGGTTCCGACTCGCCCGTCGGCAAGCCCGGGAGGGCGCAACGGTCGGGGATCGGGCGCTGTGA
- the metK gene encoding methionine adenosyltransferase, translated as MAMTDFLFTSESVTEGHPDKVADQISDSILDAILAQDPKSRVACETLVTTGMAMIAGEITTSAYVDMPVIVRETIRDIGYDDSSMGFDWETCAVLTSIDRQSPDISQGVTEGEGLFTEQGAGDQGLMFGYACNETPELMPMPITFAHKLTKRLSEVRKSGLLNFLRPDGKSQVSIQYINDKPIRVDAVVVSSQHSPEVTYENLKEGIIEEVVRKVIPADLLDERTKYFINPTGRFVVGGPMGDCGLTGRKIIVDTYGGQGSHGGGAFSGKDPSKVDRSASYMARYVAKNIVAAGLADKCEVQVAYAIGVAQPVSVMINTFGTGKIPSNDIARIAQEEFDMRPRAIIETLDLLRPIYRKTAAYGHFGRELPEFTWERTDRVESLRKRAGI; from the coding sequence ATGGCCATGACAGACTTTCTCTTTACTTCCGAATCGGTGACCGAAGGGCATCCGGACAAGGTCGCCGACCAGATATCCGACAGCATCCTCGACGCCATCCTCGCCCAGGATCCGAAGTCCCGGGTCGCCTGCGAAACCCTGGTGACGACCGGCATGGCGATGATTGCCGGCGAGATCACCACCAGTGCTTACGTCGATATGCCGGTGATCGTTCGCGAGACGATTCGCGACATCGGTTACGATGACTCATCGATGGGCTTCGACTGGGAGACCTGTGCCGTCCTGACCTCCATCGACCGGCAGTCTCCCGACATCTCGCAGGGGGTCACCGAGGGGGAGGGGCTCTTTACCGAGCAGGGGGCCGGCGACCAGGGGCTGATGTTCGGTTACGCCTGCAACGAAACCCCCGAACTGATGCCGATGCCGATCACCTTTGCCCACAAGCTGACCAAGCGGCTCAGCGAGGTACGCAAGAGCGGTCTGCTCAATTTCCTGCGTCCCGACGGCAAGTCCCAGGTTTCGATTCAGTACATCAACGACAAGCCGATTCGCGTCGACGCCGTGGTCGTCTCCTCCCAGCACAGCCCGGAGGTGACCTACGAGAACCTCAAGGAAGGGATCATCGAGGAGGTCGTGCGCAAGGTTATTCCGGCCGATCTGCTGGACGAGCGGACCAAGTACTTTATCAATCCGACCGGCCGCTTCGTCGTCGGTGGACCGATGGGGGACTGCGGCCTGACCGGCCGCAAGATCATCGTCGATACCTACGGCGGCCAGGGCTCCCACGGTGGCGGTGCCTTTTCCGGCAAGGACCCCTCCAAGGTCGATCGCAGCGCCTCCTACATGGCGCGTTATGTCGCCAAGAATATCGTCGCGGCCGGGCTGGCCGATAAATGCGAGGTTCAGGTCGCCTACGCCATCGGTGTAGCCCAGCCGGTGTCGGTGATGATCAACACCTTCGGGACCGGCAAGATTCCCTCCAACGATATTGCCCGGATTGCCCAGGAGGAATTTGACATGCGGCCGCGGGCGATCATCGAGACCCTCGATCTGCTTCGTCCGATCTACCGGAAGACCGCAGCCTACGGGCACTTCGGTCGTGAGCTCCCCGAATTCACCTGGGAACGTACCGACCGGGTCGAGTCGTTGCGCAAGCGGGCCGGGATCTGA
- the ptsP gene encoding phosphoenolpyruvate--protein phosphotransferase has product MDSVKTEISSDTFLVGIGSSPGIAIGEAYLVNRARMATIDRQITPAEVDGEVAAFRAALDLSKQQLRDVRDGVDDAQLSEHLYIIDTHLLILEDQMLVEKTIRTIREELVNAEGALKATLDRVRAVFDKIEDEYLRERRSDIDSIGDRLLRNLKGVGQQSLRDIDRKVIIVAHDLSPADTMQMDRSKINGFVTDVGGRTSHTAILGRSLGIPAVVGLESVTSLIPPGTPLIVDGSAGTVILNPSPETFREYLQKKQAYEYQEQQLLSFCELPAATRDGERVALRCNIETAAEIAGALNLGAEGVGLFRTEYLFMNRPLPPDEEEQVQVYRELAERMAPHPVTIRTLDVGGDKFVPDINLSDESNPALGLRAVRFSLKERRLFHIQLRAILRAGVHGNLRVMFPMISGVAEIRHCKECLAEARDELLAAGIPVADNLPVGVMIETPAAAIIAPLLAAEVDFFSVGTNDLIQYCLAVDRSNEHVAYLYEPLHPAVLRALQMTCQAGRDAGIEVGMCGEMAGEPRYSLILLGLGFRELSMNATGIPRVKQILREIRREDGVRLLDDLLQLATGVEVAATLENYMDRNFPAIFGNPEI; this is encoded by the coding sequence ATGGATTCGGTGAAGACTGAGATATCGAGCGATACCTTCCTCGTCGGCATCGGGTCGTCGCCGGGGATTGCCATCGGCGAAGCCTACCTGGTCAACCGGGCACGGATGGCAACCATTGACCGCCAGATAACGCCGGCGGAAGTCGACGGGGAGGTTGCTGCCTTTCGCGCCGCCCTCGACCTCTCCAAGCAACAGCTTCGGGATGTGCGCGACGGGGTCGACGATGCCCAGCTCTCAGAACATCTCTACATCATCGATACCCATCTGCTGATCCTGGAAGACCAGATGCTGGTCGAAAAGACCATCCGCACCATCCGGGAAGAACTGGTCAATGCCGAAGGGGCGCTCAAAGCGACCCTCGACCGGGTGCGGGCGGTCTTCGACAAGATTGAGGATGAATACCTGCGCGAGCGGCGCTCCGATATCGATTCCATCGGGGATCGGTTGCTGCGCAACCTGAAAGGGGTAGGGCAGCAGTCGCTGCGGGATATCGATCGCAAGGTCATTATCGTCGCCCACGACCTCTCTCCCGCCGACACCATGCAGATGGACCGCAGCAAGATCAACGGCTTTGTCACCGATGTCGGCGGCCGGACCTCCCATACGGCGATTTTGGGGCGTTCCCTTGGGATTCCGGCGGTTGTCGGCCTGGAATCGGTGACCTCCCTGATCCCGCCGGGGACCCCGCTGATCGTCGACGGCAGCGCCGGCACCGTCATTCTCAACCCGTCCCCGGAAACCTTTCGCGAATATCTGCAGAAAAAACAGGCTTATGAATACCAGGAGCAGCAGCTCCTCTCCTTTTGCGAACTGCCCGCGGCGACCCGTGACGGCGAGCGGGTGGCGCTGCGCTGCAACATCGAGACTGCAGCCGAGATTGCCGGGGCCCTCAACCTCGGCGCCGAAGGGGTCGGCCTGTTTCGTACCGAATACCTCTTCATGAACCGTCCGCTTCCCCCCGACGAGGAGGAACAGGTCCAGGTCTACCGCGAACTGGCCGAACGGATGGCGCCGCATCCGGTCACCATCCGCACCCTCGATGTCGGCGGCGACAAGTTCGTGCCGGATATCAACCTCAGCGACGAGAGCAATCCTGCGCTCGGCCTGCGGGCCGTTCGTTTCTCCCTCAAGGAGCGCCGCCTGTTCCATATTCAGCTGCGGGCGATTCTGCGTGCCGGCGTCCATGGCAACCTGCGGGTGATGTTCCCGATGATTTCCGGGGTCGCCGAAATCCGTCACTGCAAGGAATGCCTCGCCGAGGCCCGTGACGAGCTGCTCGCCGCAGGCATTCCGGTAGCGGACAACCTGCCGGTGGGGGTGATGATCGAAACCCCGGCCGCCGCGATCATCGCTCCCCTGCTCGCGGCCGAGGTTGACTTCTTCTCCGTCGGCACCAACGACCTGATCCAGTACTGTCTCGCTGTCGACCGCAGCAACGAGCATGTCGCCTATCTCTACGAGCCGCTCCATCCGGCGGTACTGCGAGCCCTGCAGATGACCTGCCAGGCTGGCCGGGACGCCGGAATCGAGGTCGGCATGTGTGGCGAAATGGCGGGTGAGCCCCGCTACAGCCTGATCCTGCTCGGCCTCGGTTTCCGTGAATTGTCGATGAACGCCACCGGCATTCCACGGGTCAAGCAGATCCTCCGGGAAATCCGCCGTGAAGACGGGGTCCGGCTCCTCGACGACCTGCTGCAGCTCGCCACGGGGGTGGAGGTAGCCGCCACCCTTGAGAATTACATGGACCGGAATTTCCCTGCGATATTCGGCAATCCGGAGATTTGA
- a CDS encoding HPr family phosphocarrier protein: protein MQKADFTIVNRLGLHARAAAQLVQTANRFRSEITVAKDDEEVNGKSIMGILMLAAPKGSQITVTTNGEDEQLAMEAVGQLITDGFGED, encoded by the coding sequence ATGCAAAAAGCTGACTTTACCATCGTCAACCGTCTCGGTCTGCATGCCCGGGCTGCTGCGCAGCTTGTCCAGACCGCCAACCGCTTCCGCAGTGAGATTACCGTCGCCAAGGATGACGAGGAGGTCAACGGCAAAAGCATCATGGGAATTCTGATGCTCGCCGCGCCCAAGGGTTCCCAGATTACGGTAACGACCAATGGCGAGGATGAGCAATTGGCCATGGAGGCCGTCGGCCAGCTGATCACGGATGGATTCGGTGAAGACTGA
- a CDS encoding PTS system mannose/fructose/sorbose family transporter subunit IID encodes MNRELPGAVLVAVMLRSFLLQASWNFERMQNLGVIFTLAPALRLLFRGEALVQAYQRHLVYFNTHPYFAGPVFGATLALEEDAGRGGAASPGVAEFKGMIMAPYAAIGDALFWGGLRPLAAGVALFIAVKGSLWAPLVFLILFNLPHLGLRCLGLVQGYRLGMGLVAFIQRFQLPDLAVRCKEATVVLLGVLSGFLVYSACHRQEVSELWGFFLLAPVYLLTVLARRGWSALLLVILVTALVLALAAMAVS; translated from the coding sequence GTGAATCGGGAACTTCCCGGCGCAGTCCTTGTGGCAGTGATGCTGCGTTCCTTTCTGCTGCAGGCGAGCTGGAATTTTGAACGGATGCAGAACCTGGGGGTCATCTTTACCCTGGCACCGGCCCTGCGCCTTCTTTTCCGGGGGGAAGCTTTGGTGCAGGCCTACCAGCGGCACCTGGTCTACTTCAACACCCATCCCTATTTCGCCGGGCCGGTCTTCGGTGCCACCCTGGCCCTGGAGGAAGATGCTGGCCGCGGCGGTGCCGCTTCCCCCGGGGTTGCCGAGTTCAAGGGGATGATCATGGCTCCCTACGCCGCCATCGGGGACGCGCTCTTCTGGGGGGGGCTGCGACCACTGGCTGCCGGTGTCGCCCTCTTTATCGCGGTCAAGGGGTCGCTGTGGGCGCCCCTGGTTTTTCTGATCCTTTTCAACCTTCCCCACCTTGGATTGCGGTGTCTGGGGCTGGTTCAGGGGTATCGGCTCGGGATGGGGCTGGTCGCGTTCATCCAGCGCTTTCAACTCCCCGATCTGGCCGTGCGCTGCAAAGAGGCGACCGTTGTGCTGCTCGGGGTGCTGAGCGGATTTCTGGTCTATTCCGCCTGCCATCGCCAGGAGGTTTCCGAACTTTGGGGCTTCTTCCTGCTTGCTCCGGTCTATCTGCTCACGGTTCTGGCCCGTCGGGGCTGGTCGGCCCTGTTGCTGGTTATTCTGGTTACCGCCCTGGTACTTGCCCTGGCGGCTATGGCTGTCTCCTGA